The genomic window GCTGCGTGCTCCTGCACTGTCTCGAGATGTTCCTCAGGCTGCTCTGTCCGCTCATGCCGTTCCTGTGCGAGGAGATATGGCAGATGCTGCCGGGGCAGGAGGGGAGGGGAGAGTCGGTCACGAGGTGCTCATGGCCGGAGGTTGATAGCGCCCTCATTGATCCAACAATTGTTGAGCAGGTGAACCGGAAGTTTGATGTGATTCGCGCCGTGCGTAATCTTCGCAAGGAGCACGGTGTCCCGCTTGATGTGGTGGTTGGTGTGGTGGTCAAACCGGCCAGCATGGATGAACAAGGCCTTCTCGAAGCGGGCAGGGAAGAGTGTCTCGTTCTCATGAAGGCACGTGAGTTGAGCATTGACCCCAATTTTGCGCCGGTAAAACCGATGCCGACTGCTCCCACCCCCTCAGGCACGGTGGTGTATGTGGACATTGAAGGGGCGGTGGACAGCTCTGCACAGGCTAATCGCCTGCGCGAAGAGATCGAGGAGATTGACAGGGGTATCGAGGGCGTCGAGCGCGAGCTCGGCAATAAAGAGTTTATGAAGAAGGCCCCTGTAAAAGTGGTTGAGATGCGCCGGAAGAAGCGCGCGCAGCTCCTTGAACGCCGCGAAAAAGTGCGGAAAAGCCTCGACCATCTCATCGGTAAATAAATCATAAACCGCGGATGAGGCGCCTGCCTGCCGGCAGGCAGGGATTGAGCGGATTCCCTATTTCACTTCACACTTTAAACTTTCAACTTTACATTGAAGGTGATTGCCACTTTTTGTAGGGGCTCGATTCATCGAGCCCGCGCTGAGTTACATAACTTGTAGCATGCACGTCAGTGTGATCCAATCGTGGATCGTATGATCGATCCTCTGAGTATAATTCTCCTCCCCCTCTGATGGGGAGCTTGTCCCGTCGAAGACCCCGAGGGTTGCCGAGGGGAGCGAAGCCGAGGGAAGGGCAGGGTGGGGGTGCACCATCGTTCATCCGCCAAATCCGCAACATCCGCGGTTGCAAACAGTAATTTATGCAGGAACCTATAGTATTCCCGAATCATGGCCAGAACATTTTCGGGATGCTCCACATCCCTGAAAGTCCCCACGCGCCGCCATTTCCTGCCCTTGTCATGCTCCACGGCTTCACCGGTCACAAGATCGAGCCTCACCAACTCTTCGTCAAGGCCGCCCGCCGCTTCGCCTCAGAGGGGATCCTGACACTTCGATTTGACTTTCGCGGGTGCGGCGAAAGCGAGGGACTTTTCGAGGAGCTGAGCATAGAGGGTGAAATCAGTGACACCCTAAAAGCGATAGAACTTATCAGGGGCGGGGGGAATGTGAGGAAAGACCGCCTCGGCCTTCTCGGCAATAGCCTCGGGGGAGCGGTCGCCGCGAGCGTTGCGGGGATGAAGGAGGCTGATATCCGCTGCCTCATCCTCTGGGCCGCCATCGCGGACCCTCGGCGCGTCTTCAGTGCGAAAGCAACCCCGGAAATTGTCCAGCACTTCGGCACGCGCTCCATCCACGATTACCACGGCAATGCCCTGAGTCAGAGATTCCTGGATGAGCTTTTCGCATTCAAGCCGCTCGAGCGCGTGCGCGGCTACGCCGGTCCCGCCCTCATCGCGCACGGCGATGCGGATAAAAGCGTCTCACCCGACGACGCCCTGCTCTACGAAGAGGTGCTGTCGGGAAGAGGGCCCGTCGAGCTCCACATGATCCGCGGCTCCGGCCACACCTTTGCCGGCCTCGCCTGGGAAAAGGAATTACTCGACTGCACTGCAGCGTTTCTAAAGCACCGTCTCTGCGTCTGATATTATGCTTTCCTCGGCGCGCGGAACGCGTGTACGGTAGAAGCGCTGGCTGGAATCCCCGTTTTCTCAGGTGGTTTTTTCTTTCAGCCGCTCGGAAATCCACACCTTGATGATGGACTGGTGCATTACGCCAAGATGGTTGGCTTCCTTGTCAAGGGAATCGATTATCACTGTGCCCTCGCTGCTTCACAATTTATTGTATGAAACGAGCAGACCAATATTAGGCGTTTTGACTTCTGGTCAGATAATCGGCGTCTAACCGGTCTTTTTCCCGGCCTGTTGCCCGTTTATTCTTTATGAGATTGTCTCTGGATATGAAAGGAATCTTCAGGCAAAGATCAAGTTTGGGGAGGAGGAGTTATCCACAGGAAAAAATCCCCCCACCCCCCCCTGTGACTACTACTGGATTTAACAATCACCAGGATGGGGATGGATAATACTAGCCCCCTTATGACCTTAGATATCCGACCCATTTTACCCTATCGAGTACATATAAGGCTTCCGGTTAGCTATAACGCTGGATTTTAAGTTCTATAAATCCTATTCCCAGAATTTCCTTGTTCCATCCTTTAAGTTGCTGTGCCTTCAGCAAATCTATCTGAAATGTATTGTGTCCTTGCAAGTTGAGGGTTTTATTAGGCACACGGAGTTCCCACTTATAAAGGCGCCTCTCTAAAGATGATTGACAGAGCCTATTGCCATTGATTGATAGTTTGATATCCTGAGGCTCAAAACTTATAAAAACCAACGTTATCTTGTACAAATCATCTTCTTTAGGTGACTCCCCTAAAAAAAACTCGATCGCAGCATGGCTCCTTCCGGCCCACCGATGAGTTCTTACGGGTGGCCCGAAGCCTGAAAAATAGGCATCTGATGAATCATGCCGAATAACTAATGGAAGGCTGATGGAAGGCACTTCACATATTAATAGTCGAGTTGGGCCACTTACAACATCCTTTTTAATATTAAAAGGAATTTTATCAATCTCTTCTTGTGACACATTTGCGTTGAATAAAAGTAACGGTTTAACGTTGGCTATGTTCGGGGGGTACATATCTCTTCCGAACCCAAAGCAGTCGTTTGATACGCAGCATGAATGACCTTCCTTTTTCAGTCTATAGGCAAGCCCCGCTGCTGTTGCCCACTGTTTATTATGCTCTCCTCCAGGCTCCCAGATGAGTTTGTAGGTTAGTTTTTTACTAGGATTTATGGCGGAATATAGTTCATCTATATAGGAATACTTATCTATGCTATCTTCTAATGAAGGTTGCAGCGCTATTAAATAAACAATCGTTCCTGTCACGATTGCGCTACAAATAGAAAAAACTGTTGCTTTACGGTACTTGTTAATTAAGCGGTATTCTAGTAAATTAAATAAAATTGTCAGCATTCCAATCGAATACAACAACGCGATAACTACTTGGTAATAGAAAAAAATATAATCGTTCATTTTCCCTCGAACGCGGGTCCAGCTGAAGATAGAAGCAAGCGTTACTAAAAGGCAAATGCCGGTCAAAGCCCTGATGAATCTCTGACGTGTGGTAAGGCCTAATGCTATAGCGATAATTGGAATTGAAATAAAAAAGCACCCTCGCATGTTTGACTTATCGGCAGTATCCATAATGGTACGGAAAGGGAAGTTCAAGCTTTTATAGAGTTGTTGGAATGCTCTTGTCCACTGATCACCTCTTTCTTCAGGATAGGCAGAAAAATTATATAGCTTGGTTATATTGCCATCTTCATATAACAACTC from Candidatus Auribacterota bacterium includes these protein-coding regions:
- a CDS encoding alpha/beta hydrolase, giving the protein MQEPIVFPNHGQNIFGMLHIPESPHAPPFPALVMLHGFTGHKIEPHQLFVKAARRFASEGILTLRFDFRGCGESEGLFEELSIEGEISDTLKAIELIRGGGNVRKDRLGLLGNSLGGAVAASVAGMKEADIRCLILWAAIADPRRVFSAKATPEIVQHFGTRSIHDYHGNALSQRFLDELFAFKPLERVRGYAGPALIAHGDADKSVSPDDALLYEEVLSGRGPVELHMIRGSGHTFAGLAWEKELLDCTAAFLKHRLCV